From a region of the Alnus glutinosa chromosome 1, dhAlnGlut1.1, whole genome shotgun sequence genome:
- the LOC133857497 gene encoding probable plastid-lipid-associated protein 14, chloroplastic produces the protein MALCGIGWSPRVESVEVVYFSGNLSTRLIRPSPMRLTGNVSYLNQRQYWSVRCSSARKAVSSMESEENARSALSGSMEEELEHVTRFKISDFKILDCVSIGLGGRADELIFEATVKDTESPLYDTRVVLRRHTSAQAQRRGKRAIEVLKKLVHRRLMYHSYSMQVHGYISSPTSSGRCSFTLVHGYHGSFSLRHWLQQSDWLPTLEATLVLDEESVRRVGDDTVGGPAVTRQLRLIRLLMRDLLIGVNYLHSHGIAHTELRLENVHISLVDRHIKVGILGNTADFYEKGHNSSALDNLDRRVMMIAFDMRCVGFMMAKMVLRELMDPLIFTKFKSFLTKGKDPSCLREFLLKILSRNSPSGNTGLQILDRNWGAGWNLLSLLLATKPSKRISCLDALRHPFLCGPRWRVVPSMDIIRWGLGSTVVRITEEYIYGQPQRSRLAHFIELMEMLNPHSKPKNWLELLPGKWRLIYCTGKHVGLTLRQPPARVLIGDVHLNVSRASKLNTNLSFTSNIGFTVMIGRIWSHAKTGTNGNLQVDSLFRLTAGRRLYLKEEKTTGRFGLGSSNIQDSLAKKLSGRKWRKAIPFKEFPSSLPVAKLASGDIEVSMSLGDPLTQDIDTARNVVQEVRTQLPPEMFDLSKFVCGTYVDSRLLVLRGVNGSALLFTRSFVDESSR, from the exons ATGGCGCTATGTGGAATTGGTTGGAGTCCGCGTGTGGAAAGTGTTGAAGTAGTGTATTTTAGTGGAAATTTGTCGACAAGACTGATCAGACCGAGTCCCATGCGTTTAACGGGGAACGTCTCTTACTTGAATCAGAGACAGTATTGGAGTGTACGGTGTTCATCGGCAAGAAAAGCTGTATCTTCGATGGAATCAGAAGAAAATGCTCGGAGTGCATTATCGGGTTCCATGGAGGAAGAATTGGAGCATGTTACAAGGTTCAAGATATCCGATTTTAAGATTCTTGACTGCGTTAGCATCGGCCTTGGTGGGCGG GCTGACGAGTTAATTTTTGAAGCGACAGTGAAGGATACTGAAAG TCCTCTGTATGACACTAGAGTTGTGCTTCGACGGCATACTAGTGCTCAAGCTCAGCGCAGAGGAAAAAGGGCAATAGAG GTATTGAAGAAGTTAGTTCATCGTAGACTTATGTACCATTCTTACTCAATGCAAGTCCATGGTTACATTTCTTCGCCTACAAGTAGTGGTCGTTGTTCTTTTACCCTGGTCCATGGG TATCATGGCAGTTTCTCTTTAAGACATTGGCTGCAACAATCAGATTGGCTTCCAACCCTAGAAGCTACTCTTGTGTTGGATGAAGAGTCTGTCCGGAGGGTGGGAGATGACACAGTTGGTGGGCCTGCGGTTACTCGGCAATTGCGCCTTATTCGATTATTGATGAGGGATCTTTTGATTGGA GTAAATTACTTGCACAGCCATGGAATTGCCCATACAGAGTTGAGGCTGGAGAATGTGCACATAAGCCTAGTGGATAGACATATTAAA GTAGGGATACTAGGAAATACTGCTGACTTCTATGAGAAAGGTCATAATAGTAGTGCTCTGGACAACTTGGATAGGCGAGTAATGATGATTGCATTTGACATGAG ATGTGTTGGATTCATGATGGCCAAAATGGTGTTGCGGGAACTCATGGATCCCTTAATCTTTACAAAGTTCAAATCATTTCTCACAAAG GGAAAGGATCCTTCATGCTTGCGTGAATTTCTTCTAAAAATCCTCAGTAGGAACTCCCCATCAGGAAATACTGGGCTCCAG ATACTGGATAGGAATTGGGGTGCAGGTTGGAACCTTTTATCCTTATTGCTTGCAACCAAACCTTCCAAAAGAATAAG TTGTCTAGATGCTCTTAGACACCCATTTCTTTGTGGTCCAAGATGGCGGGTAGTCCCATCCATGGATATCATCAGGTGGGGTCTTGGTTCTACTGTGGTACGAATTACAGAGGAATACATTTATGGTCAACCTCAG CGTAGTAGGCTTGCCCACTTCATCGAGTTGATGGAAATGCTGAATCCTCACTCAAAGCCAAAG AATTGGCTGGAGTTGCTGCCTGGAAAATGGCGCTTGATTTACTGTACAGGGAAGCACGTAGGGTTGACCCTTCGCCAGCCACCTGCCCGAGTCCTCATCGGCGACGTGCACCTTAATGTGTCAAGAGCATCAAAGTTAAATACCAACCTGTCTTTCACCTCAAACATTGGATTCACAGTCATGATTGGTAGGATTTGGTCCCATGCGAAGACTGGTACAAACGGGAATTTGCAAGTAGATTCGTTATTCAGATTAACAGCCGGGAGACGGCTGTATCTCAAGGAGGAAAAGACCACAGGAAGGTTCGGTCTGGGTTCATCAAATATCCAAGATTCTCTAGCTAAGAAATTATCAGGTAGAAAATGGAGGAAAGCAATCCCTTTTAAGGAGTTCCCATCAAGCCTTCCGGTAGCCAAACTTGCTTCAGGTGACATAGAGGTTTCAATGAGTCTCGGTGATCCATTGACTCAAGACATCGATACTGCAAGAAACGTAGTTCAGGAAGTTCGAACACAACTCCCGCCTGAAATGTTTGATCTGTCAAAGTTTGTATGTGGAACATATGTTGACTCCAGGCTGCTAGTTCTTCGCGGGGTGAATGGATCAGCCCTGCTATTCACAAGGTCTTTTGTCGATGAAAGCAGTAGATAA